The sequence TGGcatataaagaagatgtttggatcagaaatgagcatgggatcttcattccaaatccttttagatgttcatgagttgcctctcatggaacatctttttctacctgggttatttgatgcaggagcatccccagtcgatgagaaatcttgcatcaaccaaaaacattatcctttcttgtttagttctttatgcagttttagTATTCTTACCGGTATGTAACGATAGTTACTAGCTCTTCGTGGCAaatcttgtttgcagtttcctgGCGGTTTCGtgtggttgattccagatttctagttcatttgggttcttctccagcCAGTTATCGCTTCTAGTTGGCTGTTTTTGGGTtcctgggatagttcttgtgcttaccggttggttttccttcattaccagtgtgattcttggcttgtggatccatcttgggtcttatccgatgtttcttggcatgtggtcgatcttcctgctgatccgcatcacttggttgttattttccagaaagatttcttaaatcttagggttgacctaattacacgtttcattttcctgcattggtgaatgtaatctgtTGAGGTCGACCCGGATGTGtttcagtgggtataaatatgatgttatgtagtcatttgtaagggcagaggaagtagaacttaaAATAAGGATTgatatttgcatgttgtgatttggTTGATCTTTAGAGTCCCGGTTGGGTTGTTTGTGGCTTGCAGCCTGAATGTAACCAGTTAACTATCGGATGTTCTTTGCTGATAATCTAATGATTACCGAATGATTGCCAGAAGTTCTATGACTTGAGTATGAtctgtttatatgaatttgttatgttttctttctttttgcatTGTGTCTCTCTCGCTGCATAATCCAATTGACTCTTCTAAGGttttttaccggttatggttgcatcactaTTTTAACCCAAGTTTCTGGGATGGGGATGGTGGGACAAGTTTCCGGGAtagtttttgccaattttggggatgaCAGGGGGACAACAAAGGGGAcaactatataaaatataggaaatttttaaatatatagggaaattctaaatgttcatatgaaaaatagataaagagtgtatatatacattatattcatataaaaacatggataaagaagctatatgtacattatagaaccttattattatggtatgatcatgatgctatgattacaagtttatgttggttttgttatttatatgatgctatgtgacatgctaatctgtATTCATTCTTATaggctacatatatatatatatacatttttttgtACTAACGAACGCAAAACCCATTTGAAAATTTTGCCGTACTAGTTTACTGGTTCTTCGAACCCAAACCAGTGCCCGAACCCGAACCAACAACTTAGATTAATAACTAGGAGAATACATCCAAAATAATACAATTTAAACCTAGATCTGGAGCATATTAGACCTAGATCTAGAGTGTTTCCAATTCAAGTGGCAGTAGCTAGTTCATTTTACTAGTAGCAGTTTAGGACAACTCTTTTTAAACAATTCCATCATTGTCTAATCAATATCCATAAATGAGCAAGCATCTAAAGAAAGTTATCCTAACAAACATTCATTAATGACTTAATTATTAGTTTTctatcaattgtcaaataaaagATACAAGTTAATCACTTTTAAGATAAACAATTCCTACAAAAAAACAAAGGAAAGGTGGCATACATTTACACTTCGTATAACTCCCCAAATAATAGCTTAACAATTTATGCAATCAATATAAATGTACCTCTTTATTTTCTGAAACAGAGTTGCATAGAAACCTTTCAAGATTCCAATATTGTACACCATCTCTCAACTCCTTGTCAATCCTGAACCATGTTGGGACTCAGATGgttataaataaaagaaataagTCCTACAATTAAGAGCATAGGTAAAATGTTCAATTTCTTGACCTTGTATACAAAGGAATTCAATCAATTcaatatgaaaaaaaattaagCATTTAAACCTTACCTCTTTGTTGTCAACCCTCTTACTTCCAAGACACAACACAATGGCCTAAAAGGGCCAGTCTCTAGGGCAAACAATGGAGAAAACTGTCCTGTTTTAAAAGACTCTTGGAAAAATCCCcaattttgaagttttacattTTAGACAAAATCCTTTTGAGCTTAAATTTTAAACCATTACAAACACTTGTTGTATCTTCCATGCATAATGAGAATTTGTAATAGTTACCTGACAACTAAATCTCCCCTTCATAGATAGATGCAAAGCTTCTTCATTCAGCCCATCCAACTTTAAGACAAAGTGAAGAGAGAAATAGCCATTTGAGAAAGCTAATTGAGTAATCATATTCTATACATCTAGATTAAAAATTAAACTAATGAAAACTAAATCTTCGAACACCTGATAGATATAACTTTCAACAAATGTGAGGATTGGAAGATATTTGAACAATGTTTCAAGACTATGCACATCCAAATCAGGGAACATAAAATATGATCTACACTGAGTAGACAATACAAGAACACGTCAACAGTCATAGTTTTCCATGATTAGCAGCATCCACATCTTCTAATACTCTTATTTCTTTTCATAAAAAATAAGCACCTctcaatattgaaaaaaaaaatgatggaCGCCAGAACATTTGAGTCATTGTTTGGAGAAGGAAATGTTGTTTCAAATATAAAttagaaacaaacaaaaaaacaagtTTAAATGTAAGTTCTTAGCTTGAGCTTCAAGGAGATAGAATGCCTAGACAAGGCGTTTGAagatttgatagaatgcctcaaagaaatgtagtCTCATGGATTGCAAAAATTGTAGGATACACACAAAATGGATTTTTTggaaaggctttggaaacttgcaAGCAAAATTAATTGGTAGGTGTAAATCCAGATTCAACAACATTTATTAGCATCCTCCTTGCCTGTGCCAGAATGGAAGCTTTGGAGCAGGGTATGTAAATCCATCGAAGTGTAATGGAAGCAAGAGTTTTGATTGAAATTGTACTTGAAAATGCTCTGGTAAATgtatatgcaaaatgtggaagcatagaaaagCAACAAGTACTATTTGGTAAAATGCCTaaagaaatgtgatctcatggaatttcatgattgtaggatatgcacaaaatggatttgttgagaaggctttagtaACTTTGAAGAAAATGCaattggctggtgtaaagccaGATTCCACAACCTTTGACAACATACTCTTTTTCTATACCAAAATGGGGATATTTGGAGCAAGGGATATCTATTCAGTAATTAAGGAATTGATAGTTACCTTATAGGCGAAGAACCAATAATGGTGAAGTGACCATCCTAGAAACAGAATGAAAAAAGAAAACAGACAATAGCACTTTGCAAGTTCATAATCATAGCTTAAATCAAACACATTGATCTTACTAATTCATAAAGGTAATGgttgtttgatttttcaattttggaGATTTGCAAAATGGATGAGAAATAGCCAATAGCATTTGGCATTTCACCAGAGATGGCAGTTACTTAATTATGCATCCAAAACACAAGTGGATACCTCCTGAGAAGGAATATTTTAAATTGACTTTGATGGAGCATCCAAAAACAACCAAGACAAAGCTAGAATAGGATATGCTATGATAAATGAGAATATCATTCCTACTATTTGTAATAAAAAAGAGaagattttaataaaataattttctaaagTGCTGACAATATAGTTGGTAATTTAGTTAGCAATCAAAGAACATATGACAAAAATCCAGGCATCCAAGAAAGTATCTCAGACAAATAAGTCATTCTCTTTGAAAATTAAATTCAATTGGAAAATTTATAATAGTAAATTTAGTTTGTAAGGATCTAGATAAGAATGAAAGCTTTTGAATTCATACACAGAAAaagaaatttcaatgcaatggcaAACCATCTTGCTAATGAAGTCATCGATcattgagagacaaataataatttgTAGAGGCAAGGATGTTCTACTGATCCGGAGGATAAAATAAATTATCTCCAATACTCTAGAAATAAACACTTCGAACCTCAATTGTTGCAACTAAACACCAAATTTGGATTCTAACTCATAACCACCTACCTCATAATTTCATCCTTTGCCGGTGCACCACATGATTCCGTTGCTATTAATAGTTGGTTGAATTAATTTGAACTTATCCCACCGCCTATGCTGGAAAAGGAAGGTCGGAGGGTGTTGAACCCCGACCACTGGCCTCCTAAAATTGTGGTCAACCGTTGCACTATTAATAGCGTTTATATTAATTTCGGCCTTTGTTGTATTTAAAGAGTAAAAGCTGCCAGTTTTAACTAAATAGGGAATATCAATTAAACCAAACTACTCCAATGAATGGTTCCGAATTAACCAAGTAGAAAGGGGTTAGGAACAGATTTATTTTTGCCATAAGAAGGATATATTATGGTTTTATTGGTTTTAGCCTAATTATGGCttattttatgtataaaagggggCATTAGGCCTTTGAAAATCATCCATGTGATGAGAAGGAGATTATGAACTTGAAGGCTTGTTGATTATTCCTGCACATTGGAGAATAATGTTGCCATTGTGCTTGAAGGGAATATCTTGtaacacttgtaattgattttggagctaatcggATCGGTCCCCCTATTGAAGCAGGACCCGGAGATGTAGTCTGACCCGTGGAtgaactccgttatcaattgtgttttgtcttctatccttctactctctttctttcagttcattacctttattatgctttgttcatttaagcattattatgttaattcgctcagattaaagctttgaattaacttgtgtaatattgttaagcatttgtctgtaattgtcatagatcctaatcagatcaagtttggtatcagagctttgtttgaCTAGTATTGCAGAATTGAATGCTAACAAGATCCAAGATTCAACGAGGTGAAGGCAAGCTTGAAGAATATAATCTTGAGATCGAAAAACGAAGAACTAATCCACCATCACAAATGGAAGGAAAAGGTGGTGAAGAAGGTTCCGAAGATAAGAGTATTCATAAGACTCTTCAAAATTTGGAAACCATTGTACAAGTTTTAGTACAAGAGAGAGAGGACAAGATGTGAAGACGTGCAGCTCATGAGAACAAAGGGAAAAGACCAGGAGGTGACCATGAGCCTCCAAAAACACCCccatctccttcttctccttcttccccgTCTTCTCCCTCTTCTACTCATTCTGAGTCTTCTTCTCTTTTCAAGAGTTCACATAAGCCTAAGATTaaattggatgtaaaatttgaTCTACCAAAGTATTGTGGGGAATTAAATGCTGAAAAATTAGATGATTGGATTCAACAGGTTGAAGTCTATTGTAGAGTCCAAAACCTCTTAGATGATGTTGATAGGATCCAATTAGCTACTCTTCGGTTAGGAGGTACAGCTCTAACCTGGTGGGAGAGTAGAATTTGGGATGGGTCTTCACAACATGGTAAAATCAATTTAACTTGGTCAGACTTTGTTAATGCTCTCAAGAAGCAATTCTATCCCCTAGGCCATATGCAACAGTTAATGATGAACTGGCAACTTTTTAGGCAAGGGAAAGGTCAATCTGTCCAGGATTACACCCATGAATTCAGAAAGAAGGCTATTGCATTAAATTTTCCATTGTATACCCAGGACATGTTGCTTAAGTACATAGGTGGTCTTCACTCTTATCTGAGACATTCAATTTTGGTCTTGAATCCTAGTAACTTTGATGAAGTCTGTGTCCAAGCCACACACCTAGAGTCAAGAGGTAAGGGTTCTTTTATTGATAAGTCTAATAAGAAGCCATCTAAGTCTGAGAACAAATCCCAAAACAAAGGGAAGGGGAAAAAGATAGCTACAGTGAAGAaagagggtgaaaaacccacatgctcacattgcaagaaagaagggcatgaTGATTCTAGGTGCTGGAAGCTGCACCCCAAAAAGAGGCCAAAGAGATATGgtggaaacaaagacaaacaaaagatTGCTGCTATAGTTCAACAGGATCTTGGATCTAACTCTAGAGATGAGACAAAGATCGTTGCTGCTAGAATCCAAGGTAAAGAAAAAGGTAGATCTCTCTCATCAGCTACAAGTTCTTCTAATATAAGTGCAAGTACAAGTAAAGATTCTACTCCTAAGAATGATAAGCAAaggaatgaattatttcatattcaGGTTGTTATCAAACATACTAAAGTTGATACATTATTTGATACGGGTTCTCAAGCTAACTTGATATCTAAAGAAATTGTTAAAAAGCTTAACTTGACTACAACACCTCATCCGAAACCATACCCTCTGGGATGGGTTTGCAATGATGCACAATTGCAAGTAACAAAACAATGTAAGATaagatttgctatcattgcaaacTTTGTAGATGAGGTAGAAGTTGATGTAGTCCCTTTAGATATTTGTGGTCTTGTACTTGGGAGTCCCTATTTGTATGATCGACAGGCTATCTTCTATAGAGGGGAGAACAAATACCATCTTTTTAAAGATAAGGTTGAATACATTGTACGGGCACATAAGGTAAAGACTAATCTTGCACTAGTTAATGCTGGTCAGATGAAAAGGTTAGTCAACTCTAGTAAGAACTTTGTATTAATGCTTGTAAAAGCCAAAGAGGAAGAAACATCTGAGGCATTTAAAGGATGTGATCCTAAACATAAGGCTGAAATGGTCAAAGTTGTTTCCGCTTACGTTGACTTGTTTCAGGAACCAAAAGGATTGCCTCCTAAGAGAGAGATACAACATGAGATCCAGTTGCAGCAGGATGTGCCACTTCCAAACATTGGCATGTACCGGTTATCAGTCTTGcaaaatgaagagatcaaaaaGCAGGTTCAAGAGTTGGTTGAGAAAGGAGTTATTCGTCCTAGTACATCTCCTTGCGGTTCTCCTATTGTGTTGGTTCCAAAGAAAGATGGGACTTGGAGAATGTGCATCGACTACAGGGCTCTAAACAAGATAACGGTAAAGAATAGGTACCCTcttcctagaattgatgatttacttgATCAGTTGAAACATGCAATTTATTTCACTAAGTTAGACTTGcgtagtggatatcatcagatacaAATTGTAGAAAATGATATTTGGAAAACTGCTTTTAAGACAAAAGAAGAACATTACGAGTGGTTGGTTATGCCCTTCGGGCTTTGTAATGCACCGACTACATTCATGAGAGTCATGAATGATGTCTTTCatccttttattgatgattttgtcatagtctacctagatgatattcttgtATTCAGCAAGTCTTGGGAAGATCATGTAATTCATGTTAAAAAAATCCTTAATGTATTAAGGAAAGAAAAACTTTTGTAAAGATGTCTAAATGCGAGTTTGCTAAGACATCCTTAGTGTACCTAGGCTATGTCGTAGGGAATGGTCAACTAAAAGTAGACCCTACGAAGGTCGATTGTATTGTAAAATGGCCTAAGCCAAGTACAGTCACAAAAGTCAGGAGTTTTTTAGGTGCAGTTTAGTACTAGAGGAAGTTCATTGCAAACTTCTCTTTTATTGCTTCATCATTGCACACATTGACCAGTACGAAGGCAACTTTTCAGTGGGGAGGTCCACAATAGAAGGCTTTTGACACTTTGAAGGAAAAGTTGAGCACTGCACCAGTTCTGGCTTTACCAGATTGACATCAACCATTTGAGATCGAGACAGATGCTAGCAAGTTTGCCATGGGAGCTGTACTCATGCAAGGAGGTAAACCAGTCTGCTACCACTCTGAAACTTTTTCGAGAGAAGTAAGTAACTATCCCACTTATGATAAGGAACTTTATGCTTTAGTTCAGAGTGTTAAGAAATGGAAACACTACTTAATGGGCAAAGAAACTGTAATCCACACTAATCATCAGCCACTTCAGTATTTGCACTCACAGTCTAAACTGCAACAAAGTAGGCATTTTAGGTGGATGGGTTTTCTTCAACAGTTTCATTTGGTGATTAAGTATAAGAAAGGTGCCCATAACAAAGTAGCAGatatgctctctaggcctccagttaagaatgcTTTGATAATCCTTAAAAATAGTTCCATGGTTCATGAAAGTTTTCAGGAACAATATGCTAATGATGAGAACTTTAAGGATATATATGCAGTTTTAATCCAGGGTAAACATGTAGAAGAAAAAGATTACTATGTGCAGGATAACTTATTGTACCACTTGGGTAAATTATGTGTTCCCAAAGATGAACAGGCATAGGTGATTCAAGAAGCACATACCTCTTTGATTGCAGGGCATTTCGGGGTAAGTAAAACATTGGTTCAATTGCAGAAGTATTGTTATTGGCCTCGTATGCAGGAACTGTTACAAAGTATATTAAGGGATGTGTAATGTGTGCAACCAGTAAACCAAGTAATAGGAAATTGGGTTTGTATACACCATTACCTGTACCATCCCGTCCATGGGAAAGTGTGTCTATGGACTTTGTGGGAGGTTTACCTATGTCTAGGAAGggacatgattatttgtatgttgtTGTTGATCGGTTCAGTAAAATGTGTATTCTAATGCCTTGTAAGAAACAAGTCACTGCTGAACTAACAGCTCATATGTACTTCCAATTTGTATGGGTTCATTTTGGGTTACCTACTTCTATTGTATCGGATCGAGATTCTCGATTCTTAGGGGAATTTTGGACATCTTTGTGGGGACTCATGGACACCAAGCTGAAGAAGAGTACAACCTTCCATCCGCAGACTGACAGACATACAGAGGTAGTCAATAGGACAGTTGTTCATCTGCTTAGAGGTTACTGTAGTAAGCATCCTAAGTTGTGGGATGAGAATCTTCATTATGTGCAACATGCTTACAACCATGCAGCACATTCTTCTACAAAGAGGTCTCCTTTTGAGACTTGCTTCGGCTACTTGCCCAAGACACCAATGGACTTTGCTTTTGGAAAGGATGATGTTGTAGATGGATGCCATGATGCAGAAAGGGCTTTAAAGTTCATCTAGAAGGTCCAAGCAATCCATCAGGCAGTAGAAGCACAGTTGGAGCAGAGCCAAGCAAAATACAAGGCTCGCCATGACAAGCATCGCATAGATCATCATTTTCAGGTTGGTGACCATGTTTGGTTACATATCAGCAAGGAAAGGATGCAAGGTGAAGGTAACAAGCTTAAGCCTATTAGATATGGTCCCTTTGAGATCTTGGAAAAGATCAGTACCAATGCCTTTCGCCTTAATCTTCCTCCATATATGCAAATTTACTCAGTTGTAAATGTAGAAAATCTGAAGTTGTACGAGCCTCCAATGATATTCGATGAAGAGGCTAATATTCAAGTTCCTTCAGTTGATGACCTTGCACCTGATTATATGTCAGAGCTTCTAGAGGATGTCATCCTGGACAGAAACATCAGATCTTCAAAAAGAGGTGGTGCTGAATACCTTAAAGTGGGACGTAAAGGGATGCACCCTGGTAAAGCAAGATGGATGGAGATTGGTAAAGTGAGGGAACTTTACCCTCACCTACTTTCTGAGTAGTCAAACTTTCGGAGGTCCGAAAGCTCTTCAGTGGGGAGGCTTGATCCGGAGGATAAAATAAATTATCTCCAATACTCTAGAAATAAACACCTAGAACCTCAATTGTTGCAACTAAACACCAAATTTGGATTCGAACTCATAACCACCTACCTCATAATTTCATCCTTTGCCAGTGCACCACATGATGTCGTTGCTATTAATAGTTGGTTGAATTAATTTGAACTTATCCCACCACCTATGCTGGAAAAGGAAGGTCGGAGGGTGTTGAACCCCGACCACTAGCCTCCTAAAATGGTGGTCAACAGTTGCACTATTAATAGTGCTTATATTAATTTCGGCCTTTGTTGTATTTAAAGAGTAAAAGCCGCCAGTTTTAACTAAATAGGGAATATTAGTTAAAACAAACTACTCCAATGAATGGTTCCGAATTAACCAAGTAGAAAGGGGTTAGGAACGGATTTATTTTTGCCATAAGAAGGATATATTATGGTTTATTGGTTTTAGCCTAATTGTGGCttattttatgtataaaagggggCATTAGGCCTTTGAAAATCATCCAGGTGATGAGAAGGAGATTATGAACTTGAAGGCTTGTTGATTATTCCTGCACATTGGAGAATAATGTTGCCATTGTGCTTGAAGGGAATATCTTGtaacacttgtaattgattttggagctaatcggATCGGTCCCCCTATTGGAGCAGGACCCGGAGACGTAGTCCGACCCATGGACGAACTCCGTTAtcaattgtgttttgtcttctatctttctactctctttctttcagttcattacctttattatgctttgttcatttaagcattgttatgtTAATTCGCTCAGATTAAAGCTTTGAATTAACTTGtgtaatattgttaagcatttgtctgtaattgtcatagatcctaatcagatcatcTACCATCAAAGCTAGTCATCTAATTGTATTGGAAATGCCCACCATATGTTTATAAATCTTTTCTATCTATATGTTGATGTGGTTTGTAGTTAGACAAGACAAACataattctacaaacaaaatcctaTCACTATGCAGCCCATGTTCTTGTTCAGCAATGACCTTTTTCTTTCTAGAGTTTATCTAAGTTAAACATTAATTTGGTCTATGGGGTGTAGATGAGATGGTTAAACAATTGGAAGACATAGATAATGGTCACATGATTGAATTCTACCATGGTTAAATCATAAACTTCAATCAGATCAAACAATTAAACTGTTTGAAAGACAAAGATAAATGTTCGCATGATTCAATAATAGGCTTCAATCACTGCATGAATAAGAATAACTAATGTAACCAGAGGTTATAAAGGTTGCATTATTAAGGCATTGCAAATAGAATCTTAACTAATATCAATTCCtccatataaaaaaaataaaaaaattgagagtTTGTGGGAGTGCAAAGTCGGTTTATGGCACCATTCTAAGGTCCTCTCTTCTACTTGATTTTTCACAGTTGTTTTGTTAAAGCAAATTTTTTAACAATAACAGGATAACAGGAGGACAAGGTAATTGACGTTTTCTCTTACCTGGTACCCGAAAGAGAGGATCTTATCCGAAAGGATTTGGGTTTGGGCATTTGTAAGAAATTGTTCCTCTGAAATAATACAAGAAAAAGAATCATATGAAATCCAACCTCTTAGAGGAGAGGCCGCTTGTGAGCCATCAACTATTCTATCATCATCATACAATGTTTCTACTTTTGGCTCCACTGATTTGGGGAAGGCAAAACTGTAGATAACCAGTAATGTTGAAAGCATTGCATTGAAAATAAAGGTCAAGGGTGAAAAAAGGTCTGCAAGTCGCTCATGTGCACAATCCAATCTTGTCTTGACTGTTTTAGTTGTTGCACTTTAATTGATCTATTTCTAGTTTCTTGGAGAGGTGAAAtccttgaaattttaaaaaattagggtagAAGTTTTACAGACATGCATATCTTAAATAAAAAATAAGACAAAATAAACACATTTTTAGCTAATAGGCAACAAAGGTAGAGGAATAGCAGGAAATGAATGTTTTAGTTTTTTCTTTAGCTATTCTCTTGCCCATTGTAGGGTTTTGTAAATTTGTTCTGCAAAATTTGCCCATTCTTTCTCATGGATAACACTGAAGGAAAAAATTTATGCAGAATCTTGGGATTAGTCAGTTGCCATGGTTTTGGGGAACATCTCATTTTCTTACCCATGCTAGAGTTTTTGTTCTGCAAACTCTACCCATTATTTATCATCAACAACATTGAAGCACAGGTAAGTCTATGTTCTAATCATTTCTCTCTGGTTTGTTTGGTATAGCCACTGTGTTTTGCATATGCCCTGTGTTGTTAGTCTAAGGTATTTGCTTAATTAACTTAGATTTGACAGAAGCTTAATTAGTCTTGAATTAACTATTAGCGTCTGATTTTTTCAGGTAAGTCTGAAACCATAATAGAATCTACTATTTGTTGCTCTAAATGCAAAAGGGTG is a genomic window of Cryptomeria japonica chromosome 7, Sugi_1.0, whole genome shotgun sequence containing:
- the LOC131065695 gene encoding uncharacterized protein LOC131065695, giving the protein MQGEGNKLKPIRYGPFEILEKISTNAFRLNLPPYMQIYSVVNVENLKLYEPPMIFDEEANIQVPSVDDLAPDYMSELLEDVILDRNIRSSKRGGAEYLKVGRKGMHPGKARWMEIGKVRELYPHLLSE